The genomic interval tatcaCACTGGGCAGCGATCGGTGGAGTCCGACTCTCCCTTTTGTCTTGCAGATTTTTAACCAAACGTTAACGCGTTCAGCATTTTGCTCGTTTGAGCCTTTTTACAACCcgtttgctttttttgttccactttaaaattgaatgaacAACTAGTTTGTTTGCGGTTTTCCAGCCGGTCACGAGATAAGATTTTTTGATATTGTTGATCACTGAACATCGGCAATGGAATCCGTCTCGCATCCATAGATCGTTTTTTCGTGTACCACGGAGTGATTTATCCCAACGAATCGTGTGCTTTGGCTTGATAACCATCCGAGTTTCATCGTAACCGTAGGACAAGTTTTTAACGCGCACCTTCATCACTAAATAGAAACATTAAATAGGAGTTAAGAATTTTAGTGTTTATATAATACCACCAGACCAAAAACAAATATGcttattgtgttttgaacaattacaaAGGTTTATGGGGGTCGTCCCACAAAACGAGACgttaaaatagaacaaaaacggtgtcccatcttaccctactatacatataaaaGATTCGAACTGTGACTGTATGGTCACCGCGCCATGGTATTCCCCTTATAGGAAAGTCAAAGTGTGATCCTGGTTTTGATTGGTGTATATGcacattgtatttttttatataacttttagcACTTAcaaaaaagtgtcaaatataGCTGTACccaaacaatttataaaaaaaacaaagatgcGTGCTGGATAGGATTGGGTGATCGGTGTAATTATATATACCTAAAATAATGACTTTCACTCAAAATAAAACCATGGCATATATTCGTTAGACCACCCGCAAAAGACAAACAACTTAAGCTAACCGGATAATTCTATGAATGAAAGAAGCTTCCGAATTCTGTGCGTGATATGCCCCGCCCTGTATTGTAAGCATTCCCTCGCACGAACGGGGATAAATTACTTACCGAAATCGAACGAGCAAAACTTGGTCTTCAGATATTGCAGGGCCCGTCTCCGTCGGCACGGTTGGCAAACCTTTGGCGGGGCTGTTGACAACAGGAATTAAAGCTTAATAGTTTTTCGCCGCTACTTTATTGCGACCGCACGTGAGCGCACAAACGCTGGTTTCCGATCAATAACTGCTTGTCAACGTCGGTATCGCGTGTTGTCGGTATTGAAGGTAACAATCCGGCTGGTAAAGGGGTGCGGTGACCCCACTAATTAAGATGGACGGCGAGTGTTGCGTGTCGTCTCCTGGTGTCAGGAGTCTTCACAATAGggttttttaatttctgcGTGGCCGCAAGGACAATGAATTAAAACCGCAAGTTCTATGTGGGGGTTAGTGTACGTACATTTGAAAAAGACCTTATCGCTTCAGTTCGTGGGagttacataataaaaaattgctACGATGAACTATAGAATGGGGTCTGGGTATACCTACGcacaaaatatgtaaatttgatttttacaaAGAAGATTCTTACGTGTTGGTAGGCCGGACCTGTCTTCTTCAATACACATTTGGCCTTGTTGTGGAAACTGCGTGCAGTTGAGGATTTCTGGCCACGGGTAACCGAAGTTCCTCATTGTGCGTGAGCAATTATCGCGCACAGCTTCACACAGACCACGACAAGGTGGAATGGACCTGTCGATTCCTGAAAGCATGACGATATAATGACGATACTAAAGTTATGAATTTTAATACAAGGCATAATTCTACGAATATTAAATGTGGGTTTAAAAAGACCGGTACATGTCCTACTGTactgttgttattttgtttccatGTTATTACCTTTCATGCACACAGGAGCAAACAATGAGCAAAGAAACTTGCGCGTCTCTGGGTTGCAGCCTTTCGACACTAGCGGTGGCCAGAACCTCGATTGTTGCAACACTTCGGTCATAGTGGCGTGACCAAGCAGGTTTGGGAGTCGCAttcttcaaaaacaaaattcaaccAAAGTTAAAAGGATGCCGCGAACCGTTTTCTCATTACCGAGTCCTCTATTTACAAACACAATCTATCATAATCCCGAAAGATCAAAGCGACGAGGAAACCAGCTTATTTGGAGCGGGCTTTAATTACCAAATGGTAATGACGTGGTGGTATGACCAATTTCGTACGGCGCGGTCTCACAAAACAGTGCGATCGCATTTCAACCGCGATAATTGATAGGACAACCAGTGATCACAATTGAACGGCGCTGGTTAACTACTACACAATACATGGAACTGCATCATTCCGTCGAGGTCGCGTAATTCGATGCGGGCCATGTGACACCGCAGATCGAAGTTcgacaacaaataaattatcgGGTTGTCGCGAAATCGGACTTGCGAAACGTAAGCTGTTATTACATCTCTTCAAATTCTGGCGCCGTCGCTTTTTGTCCCATTACAATTTCATTTCACACGGGCATTAGATCATTCAATGAATATTAACGGCCAATGCCTTTGTTATAGGTTATACATGTAACAAATTACATGGTATATATTTGGAAATGGTCGTACGAAATTATAAATTACCACCATTGCAAAAccccaaatatatattttgttaggatatgtttgttttgttacagatgaatttaaacacatttatattacGGTCTAAAACTCCTTGTCGATAGCGGTATAACTACTCTGGGTATAATTTAATCATTGGTAATGGGCCACCATCTCACCTGGGGTATTCCATTCCATAGCAAAGGCCGAAGTGTTCGGGGATAATTTCGCACTTTGAATCTGGAGGTTGTGCTGGCTGGGGAAAAATTAAAGGGCGACGAATCTTTGGTCTTTTTTGCTGCTTCCGTTTGCCGCTGCCAGTAGATATCACAAACGCGAAAATCGTGTACAAAATCACAAGCTGCAAGTTCTTCATTTTAAACGTTGGTCTTAAAAGCAAAGGCAGCAGCGGATTCACTTATGTTCGGCACCTGTCgaagagaaagaaaataacattaaaccgCTAATGTGTTGCGACCTATAGAGCCTAAGCCGCAGATGTTTTGTTAAGTCCAATTATTTCGCTTCACCGAGCTCCTTGTCGTGCCAACTATGATAAAAGATCGGCTCGACTTTTAATCCGCTGCCCCACAGTCCTACTTTGTCTCAACTAATCTAGGAACGAAGGCGAATCGCAACAGCTGGAACGACTGAAACCATTTATCGAGTCTCCTGCCTTACCGCACACATCAAAGAGGCAAAGTTTTCCTGTACTATTCTTATATAGAGCAAGCCACTTTCGCAGGCCATTGGTTGCCACTGAACCGTGCCACGATCTTGTCCGACTGGAAGAAACGTGTCCTTAGGTGCGCCTCATTCCTGCCTGCGCTGAACAAACTACGAATATTTTTGGTCGGTTTTAAAACGTCGCTCAAATGTTTCGTTTTTATTGTGAGAGTGGTGAGCGAAGTTACGCACACAAAAAAACGTCGCGGATAACCGCTTATCTCCGACCCGCGAGCTTCGCGACGAAACCTCGACACGACCACTGCCGACGTTCTTCTAACTCCAAGCGTTGttctttgttcaaaacaaCTCCTCTTAAAACTCACAAACTTTCACCAAACCAACACTCTCGTCCCACAAACCTTTTAGTTTCCGCATGCGCGAGcctttgtttgtaaacaatttgGTTTCGCTTTGAAATTCAACTTCGGGGAGTCGTCGCTCGGCGAACCGTCCTCCGCTCGGTGGCAATTTTCAAGCTAACGTATAATCCGACTGAAATTCCGGCTTGAGTCGCGAAAATGTAACAATGGTTGCGTTGTCTCGCCTTGTCTGTTGCTTTGCCCATGCACATGTGTCACGCCCAAATTAAATTGAAAGCACGGGAACTGTTTCGTTTTCGTCAAACTTCCTATACGTCCGTTGCACGCCATGCGACGTCCGCCAGCCCCGTAAAGttgaattaaatgttaaacagtCAACATCGAGGAAGGAGGTGAATGAAACGCTGGGCGCCTGGCAAAACACTTGTTTTCATTACGGGCACGCGCGCCGGCTATGTACAAAGGGCAGAGGGtgcaagttttatttacaaaacctGTGCGCGAATTGCTTGCCTTATTTGCACAGGACACTCGTGAATGCAGACGAACCGTGTGCCGCAAAAACTGAAAGTCATGGCTTTTCAATTTTCCAAATGACACCTTATTAAAAAGTCAAACGCTGTTTCCTACGTTCTTAGATGCCATCAAAATCTAATAAAACCCAATCTGCAAAAGAATGCAGTTGGAAAGAGAAAAATACCACATCAAAGGGTTTNCAACAAAACGCCACTTACATTACGAACGCCGCAAACCTCTTTGTTGTGTGATAGATACCCAGTTACGTCATACACCCNGTCTGTTGCATTCACTATCGTATCGCTTTGTATTCTTGAGATAAAAGAGTGCAGGGGCCTTTAAAGAATTGTTTTACCCNAGTCAACATTAAGAANNNNNNNNNNNNNNNNNNNNNNNNNNNNNNNNNNNNNNNNNNNNNNNNNNNNNNNNNNNNNNNNNNNNNNNNNNNNNNNNNNNNNNNNNNNNNNNNNNNNNNNNNNNNNNNNNNNNNNNNNNNNNNNNNNNNNNNNNNNNNNNNNNNNNNNNNNNNNNNNNNNNNNNNNNNNNNNNNNNNNNNNNNNNNNNNNNNNNNNNNNNNNNNNNNNNNNNNNNNNNNNNNNNNNNNNNNNNNNNNNNNNNNNNNNNNNNNNNNNNNNNNNNNNNNNNNNNNNNNNNNNNNNNNNNNNNNNNNNNNNNNNNNNNNNNNNNNNNNNNNNNNNNNNNNNNNNNNNNNNNNNNNNNNNNNNNNNNNNNNNNNNNNNNNNNNNNNNNNNNNNNNNNNNNNNNNNNNNNNNNNNNNNNNNNNNNNNNNNNNNNNNNNNNNNNNNNNNNNNNNNNNNNNNNNNNNNNNNNNNNNNNNNNNNNNNNNNNNNNNNNNNNNNNNNNNNNNNNNNNNNNNNNNNNNNNNNNNNNNNNNNNNNNNNNNNNNNNNNNNNNNNNNNNNNNNNNNNNNNNNNNNNNNNNNNNNNNNNNNNNNNNNNNNNNNNNNNNNNNNNNNNNNNNNNNNNNNNNNNNNNNNNNNNNNNNNNNNNNNNNNNNNNNNNNNNNNNNNNNNNNNNNNNNNNNNNNNNNNNNNNNNNNNNNNNNNNNNNNNNNNNNNNNNNNNNNNNNNNNNNNNNNNNNNNNNNNNNNNNNNNNNNNNNNNNNNNNNNNNNNNNNNNNNNNNNNNNNNNNNNNNNNNNNNNNNNNNNNNNNNNNNNNNNNNNNNNNNNNNNNNNNNNNNNNNNNNNNNNNNNNNNNNNNNNNNNNNNNNNNNNNNNNNNNNNNNNNNNNNNNNNNNNNNNNNNNNNNNNNNNNNNNNNNNNNNNNNNNNNNNNNNNNNNNNNNNNNNNNNNNNNNNNNNNNNNNNNNNNNNNNNNNNNNNNNNNNNNNNNNNNNNNNNNNNNNNNNNNNNNNNNNNNNNNNNNNNNNNNNNNNNNNNNNNNNNNNNNNNNNNNNNNNNNNNNNNNNNNNNNNNNNNNNNNNNNNNNNNNNNNNNNNNNNNNNNNNNNNNNNNNNNNNNNNNNNNNNNNNNNNNNNNNNNNNNNNNNNNNNNNNNNNNNNNNNNNNNNNNNNNNNNNNNNNNNNNNNNNNNNNNNNNNNNNNNNNNNNNNNNNNNNNNNNNNNNNNNNNNNNNNNNNNNNNNNNNNNNNNNNNNNNNNNNNNNNNNNNNNNNNNNNNNNNNNNNNNNNNNNNNNNNNNNNNNNNNNNNNNNNNNNNNNNNNNNNNNNNNNNNNNNNNNNNNNNNNNNNNNNNNNNNNNNNNNNNNNNNNNNNNNNNNNNNNNNNNNNNNNNNNNNNNNNNNNNNNNNNNNNNNNNNNNNNNNNNNNNNNNNNNNNNNNNNNNNNNNNNNNNNNNNNNNNNNNNNNNNNNNNNNNNNNNNNNNNNNNNNNNNNNNNNNNNNNNNNNNNNNNNNNNNNNNNNNNNNNNNNNNNNNNNNNNNNNNNNNNNNNNNNNNNNNNNNNNNNNNNNNNNNNNNNNNNNNNNNNNNNNNNNNNNNNNNNNNNNNNNNNNNNNNNNNNNNNNNNNNNNNNNNNNNNNNNNNNNNNNNNNNNNNNNNNNNNNNNNNNNNNNNNNNNNNNNNNNNNNNNNNNNNNNNNNNNNNNNNNNNNNNNNNNNNNNNNNNNNNNNNNNNNNNNNNNNNNNNNNNNNNNNNNNNNNNNNNNNNNNNNNNNNNNNNNNNNNNNNNNNNNNNNNNNNNNNNNNNNNNNNNNNNNNNNNNNNNNNNNNNNNNNNNNNNNNNNNNNNNNNNNNNNNNNNNNNNNNNNNNNNNNNNNNNNNNNNNNNNNNNNNNNNNNNNNNNNNNNNNNNNNNNNNNNNNNNNNNNNNNNNNNNNNNNNNNNNNNNNNNNNNNNNNNNNNNNNNNNNNNNNNNNNNNNNNNNNNNNNNNNNNNNNNNNNNNNNNNNNNNNNNNNNNNNNNNNNNNNNNNNNNNNNNNNNNNNNNNNNNNNNNNNNNNNNNNNNNNNNNNNNNNNNNNNNNNNNNNNNNNNNNNNNNNNNNNNNNNNNNNNNNNNNNNNNNNNNNNNNNNNNNNNNNNNNNNNNNNNNNNNNNNNNNNNNNNNNNNNNNNNNNNNNNNNNNNNNNNNNNNNNNNNNNNNNNNNNNNNNNNNNNNNNNNNNNNNNNNNNNNNNNNNNNNNNNNNNNNNNNNNNNNNNNNNNNNNNNNNNNNNNNNNNNNNNNNNNNNNNNNNNNNNNNNNNNNNNNNNNNNNNNNNNNNNNNNNNNNNNNNNNNNNNNNNNNNNNNNNNNNNNNNNNNNNNNNNNNNNNTTTTGatttgggtgggggaagatgggacatatttagcGCATAACaaccgaatatcctgatcgttttatatacaattaacaacggtctaagggagtcgtgagaattgaaaaattaaaacataaaataaagttattatttttttaagcattAAGAAGCATTAATTTCAAcaaattctaaaatatattttttcagtaGCTTAGAACTAGAAACGTTCAAAGATAAGTGACATTTTTCCTTGTAGGAGAAATCCtatatattttcagtttttaaaactgttttggtACTTTGAGTTAGATCATATACTTAAGCACCTCTCTaccaatattttgatttttcgttggtatatATTATCCTCCCTTGTGTCAACCTTCGCTATACATTAGCCCACCATACAGCCGAACGTCGTAATGTTCGTCTACCACTCTACCGCATTGTAGGACTCATTTACATTTACCCATAAATATATccgttttgtttaacatttgcttaacaaaaaaaaattacaaaatggCTGTTCATTgcgttaaaataaatttaaagacaTAATTCATCTgacgtttttgtttttgcagGCACAATGTCTAGGCGCTCGCGTCCGATCTATCAGAGACGGCATTCTGCAGTAGGTGGTCTGTATTTAGAATAGTCTTCTAATGTCCTGTAGCACCCTTAAAACAACTGTCACCCACGTTAACCCACTGACCAGAACGCAAATGCGTGTTTATAAGCTAAAAACTCCAATCGCGgataaatatacttttataGTACGTAAGTTGCCATCTAAATTAAGTAAGTCACCCACATTTAAGTATCAGTTGTTTAATAGTTGCGCTCTATCGGgtaaaaagaatatttcttGTAAACTACACGATTTTCTACCGCATGCGCGCATGGaagtatattatttttat from Ciona intestinalis chromosome 2, KH, whole genome shotgun sequence carries:
- the sfrp2 gene encoding secreted frizzled-related protein isoform X1, which translates into the protein MKNLQLVILYTIFAFVISTGSGKRKQQKRPKIRRPLIFPQPAQPPDSKCEIIPEHFGLCYGMEYPRMRLPNLLGHATMTEVLQQSRFWPPLVSKGCNPETRKFLCSLFAPVCMKGIDRSIPPCRGLCEAVRDNCSRTMRNFGYPWPEILNCTQFPQQGQMCIEEDRSGLPTPPPKVCQPCRRRRALQYLKTKFCSFDFVMKVRVKNLSYGYDETRMVIKPKHTIRWDKSLRGTRKNDLWMRDGFHCRCSVINNIKKSYLVTGWKTANKLVVHSILKWNKKSKRVVKRLKRAKC